The following proteins are encoded in a genomic region of Phragmites australis chromosome 9, lpPhrAust1.1, whole genome shotgun sequence:
- the LOC133929227 gene encoding transcription factor VOZ1-like, whose translation MAGDPAAGAAHPASGGKGSRSSMRHRQFRDRAKTRVDDLQEMFSGLQSARKESRSADAAVLEEQVHQMLREWRAELSVPSPASSLQNSQGGNREASDPPSETLRLLQLALTEEEDDATSKLVVPRSPLQVPASHQSHEHEHGQDGRMPYPDQQCDAVAGGAAPAQRSLTQGAQGDCGEVAAVADAMFNDQMYYIDHELSIDYFLRDDDYKINLPGSNQDHFNNLHTIGQLEHQQFNLPLDLPPSNSCVDANNSVQDTGDVFVHMSDLLATMCPSPSQYLGPKCALWDCGRPVGGSEECQDYCNPYHAGLALNDDGLGTRPVMRPRGIDLKDGTLFTALVAKVQGKNVGIPVCEGAATSKSPWNAPELFDLSLLEGESLREWLFFDTPRRAFESGNRKQRSLPDYSGRGWHESRKQVMKDFGGLKRSYYMDPQPSSNFEWHLFEYEINDSDALALYRLEFKSSDAKRSAKTKLASSSLNEIQQQMVRLTADSPVENKRTARSKPKANQKDNNANVYPALNNPNQASAPNAYQAVPQANQMTFLNENIVYGPHLPHSENDIYGPHLPHGYSTERSNLYWNPSDGT comes from the exons ATGGCGGGCGATCCGGCCGCCGGCGCTGCCCACCCCGCGTCGGGGGGCAAGGGTTCCCGCTCGTCGATGCGTCACCGGCAGTTCCGCGACCGCGCCAAGACCCGCGTGGACGACCTCCAGGAGATGTTCTCCGGCCTCCAGTCCGCGCGCAAGGAGAGCCGCtccgccgacgccgccgtccTCGAGGAGCAGGTCCACCAGATGCTCCGCGAGTGGCGCGCCGAGCTCAGTGTCCCCTCCCCCGCCTCCTCCCTCCAG AACTCGCAGGGGGGCAACCGAGAGGCCTCGGATCCGCCGTCGGAGACGCTGCGGCTGCTGCAGCTGGCGTtgaccgaggaggaggacgacgccaCCAGCAAGCTGGTGGTGCCCCGATCGCCGCTGCAGGTGCCGGCTTCTCATCAGAGCCACGAGCACGAGCACGGGCAGGACGGGCGGATGCCCTATCCCGATCAGCAGTGTGATGCTGTGGCTGGGGGCGCTGCTCCCGCACAGCGGTCTCTGACTCAGGGAGCGCAGGGAGATTGTGGAGAAGTGGCTGCTGTTGCTGATGCAATGTTCAATGATCAG ATGTACTATATAGACCATGAACTCAGTATTGACTATTTTCTTCGTGATGATGATTACAAAATAAACCTTCCTGGTTCAAACCAAGATCACTTCAATAACCTGCACACGATCGGTCAGCTGGAACATCAACAGTTCAATTTGCCATTAGATCTGCCACCTTCTAATTCATGTGTTGATGCGAATAACTCTGTGCAAGATACCGGAGATGTTTTTGTCCACATGTCAGACTTGCTTGCAACAATGTGTCCATCACCGTCTCAGTATTTGGGGCCAAAATGTGCACTCTGGGACTGTGGTCGACCTGTAGGAGGGTCGGAAGAATGTCAAGATTACTGCAACCCTTACCATGCTGGTTTGGCTTTGAATGATGATGGTCTTGGAACAAGACCGGTGATGCGTCCAAGAGGTATTGATTTGAAAGATGGGACGCTGTTTACTGCTCTTGTTGCAAAAGTCCAAGGAAAGAATGTTGGTATTCCTGTTTGTGAAGGGGCTGCAACTTCTAAATCACCATGGAATGCACCTG AACTTTTCGATCTTTCTCTTCTGGAGGGCGAATCTCTTAGAGAATGGCTGTTCTTTGACACTCCAAGAAGGGCTTTTGAGAGTGGCAACCGGAAGCAAAGGTCATTGCCAGATTACAGTGGACGCGGATGGCATGAATCAAGGAAGCAGGTCATGAAAGATTTTGGGGGTCTGAAGAGGTCCTATTACATGGACCCACAACCATCCAGCAACTTTGAGTGGCATCTTTTTGAGTATGAGATCAATGATTCTGATGCTCTTGCCTTGTACCGGCTTGAGTTCAAGTCTTCTGACGCTAAAAGGAGTGCCAAAACAAAACTGGCTAGTAGTTCGCTGAATGAAATCCAGCAGCAAATGGTCAGGCTTACAGCAGACAGTCCTGTGGAAAACAAACGGACTGCTAGGAGCAAGCCAAAGGCTAATCAGAAGGATAACAATGCAAATGTTTACCCAGCTCTTAACAACCCCAATCAAGCTAGTGCTCCGAATGCTTATCAAGCAGTGCCACAGGCGAACCAGATGACATTTCTAAATGAAAACATTGTTTATGGACCTCATCTTCCACATTCAGAAAATGACATTTATGGACCTCATCTTCCACATGGTTACTCaaccgaaagaagcaacttaTATTGGAATCCAAGTGACGGGACCTAA
- the LOC133929873 gene encoding uncharacterized protein LOC133929873: MDMDSDPFTPTQSSYFSGCMASPSWLPPGVRRSPARFQLLARDDAGRGGRRAWRGLLRRLVRESKSICNPSRAPVASCFKYDADSYAKNFDDGCWQPCAAAAADEPATG, from the coding sequence ATGGACATGGACAGCGATCCGTTCACGCCGACCCAATCTTCCTACTTCTCGGGCTGCATGGCATCCCCCTCGTGGCTGCCGCCGGGCGTGCGCCGGAGCCCCGCGCGCTTCCAACTGCTCGCCCGCGACGAcgccggccgcggcggccggcgcgcgTGGAGAGGGCTGCTCAGGAGGCTGGTGCGGGAGAGCAAGAGCATCTGCAACCCGAGCAGGGCGCCCGTCGCCAGCTGCTTCAAGTACGACGCCGACAGCTACGCCAAGAACTTCGACGACGGCTGCTGGCagccctgcgccgccgccgccgccgacgagccGGCGACCGGCTGA